A portion of the Drosophila sechellia strain sech25 chromosome 2R, ASM438219v1, whole genome shotgun sequence genome contains these proteins:
- the LOC6608967 gene encoding probable peroxisomal membrane protein PEX13 — protein sequence MVDNNNLRSAVISEAPLLPPSSSIGVGVSSAGGSPPEAVLRTPYGNVRALPGPAQPPPLPQSPFQQTQQFGGFGSGYGGNNYGLGGYGGFNSGAFGYGGLGGFGSGLGSGFGSGYGYGGGYGGGYGGGFGGGYNRFGSLGENDAEQRFIHMAESSSRPAFQSIESLVSAIGNIASMLDSTFFALTSSFRAILGVATNFVRLRSVFAQFWTTFAIFRGLNWVYRKILYWLRLSNLDPSSAAFKKAFAEALNENNGQARGAPNVPRKGNSPWPVLAFISFIFTAPYLIMKLLGTVTNTAQEEARNPAKWTAPIQTQAVYDFVGRSPSELSLRAGQTLHVAPRDIQQTLNLLNTGWALATTNGQTSGIIPISYVKSPQQMRQEMQDQTKPAQPQPQLMNLSAGAFASPPLEQQMNYDFNLAAQQQVPLGPPSTTSAVLGEGFA from the exons ATGGTCGACAACAATAACCTACGCAGTGCGGTGATCAGCGAGGCACCGCTGCTGCCGCCCTCGAGCAGCATCGGAGTTGGCGTTTCCAGCGCCGGAGGATCTCCGCCGGAAGCGGTGCTGCGCACTCCATACGGCAATGTTAGGGCGCTGCCCGGACCGGCGCAGCCCCCTCCTTTGCCGCAATCCCCATTCCAGCAGACACAACAGTTCGGTGGTTTCGGCAGCGGGTACGGCGGAAACAACTACGGACTCGGGGGTTATGGTGGCTTCAACAGTGGCGCCTTTGGATATGGTGGACTGGGTGGATTTGGAAGTGGACTTGGAAGTGGATTTGGAAGTGGATACGGCTATGGAGGTGGCTATGGCGGAGGCTATGGTGGTGGCTTCGGCGGAGGGTACAACAGATTTGGATCATTGGGTGAAAACGATGCGGAGCAGCGGTTCATTCATATGGCTGAGTCCAGCTCGCGCCCGGCCTTTCAGAGCATCGAATCCCTGGTGTCGGCCATCGGCAACATCGCCTCCATGCTTGACTCCACATTCTTCGCGCTGACCAGCTCGTTCCGGGCCATTCTCGGCGTGGCAACGAACTTTGTCCGGCTGCGAAGTGTGTTTGCCCAATTTTGGACTACGTTTGCCATATTCCGCGGTCTAAACTGGGTGTACAGAAA GATTCTCTATTGGCTGCGCCTATCGAACCTGGACCCCTCATCGGCGGCCTTCAAGAAGGCCTTTGCCGAGGCACTGAACGAAAACAATGGCCAGGCGAGAGGAGCACCTAATGTGCCGCGAAAGGGCAACTCACCCTGGCCTGTGCTGGCCTTCATCAGTTTCATCTTCACTGCTCCCTACTTGATCATGAAGCTGCTGGGAACCGTGACGAACACCGCCCAGGAGGAAG CCCGTAATCCGGCCAAGTGGACTGCGCCGATTCAGACTCAGGCCGTTTACGACTTCGTGGGTCGCAGCCCGAGCGAGCTTTCACTGCGCGCCGGCCAAACGCTACATGTGGCTCCCCGCGACATCCAGCAGACGCTCAATTTGCTGAACACTGGCTGGGCTCTAGCCACCACTAACGGACAGACCTCCGGCATCATTCCGATTAGTTATGTGAAATCGCCACAACAAATGCGCCAAGAGATGCAGGATCAAACCAAGCCCGCTCAGCCACAGCCCCAACTAATGAATTTGTCCGCGGGAGCCTTTGCGTCTCCGCCATTGGAGCAGCAGATGAACTACGACTTTAACCTGGCTGCTCAGCAGCAGGTGCCTTTGGGTCCGCCCTCAACGACGTCAGCTGTGCTGGGCGAGGGATTCGCCTGA
- the LOC6608968 gene encoding uncharacterized protein LOC6608968: MSFDADCDEFIRNKLFRTRGKCTIYARQSDVCVAVKQKSISRATAPTLAMAEGNNNNVINMRHDIWFHISMHIDPEDVQTFALICKQTARLVASRAFWRNLYRRHCTGATSGWNMDLPTELQLEPIRNCDTRALRSLVIEALFHCHRPLKVRLELGYNLDWMLQRIFVSCWQTQYQCLWIMCYKFWNRQSHEQDETEADTSEVVNDWESLADDDAAKLAPTFGNAHEGVVLLIVLCRHFVPTPNQLAYGPQQARYRLRATRELLCTDMRAKNLELDFAEDGCRNVSVTVKHARIEKYKVLPWWHPDFQRFVK; encoded by the exons ATGAGTTTTGATGCCGATTGTGATGAGTTTATTCGAAACAAACTATTCCGTACCAGAGGGAAATGTA CCATATATGCCCGGCAATCGGATGTCTGCGTAGCGGTGAAGCAAAAGTCCATATCCCGAGCCACTGCACCCACTTTGGCCATGGCGgagggcaacaacaacaatgtgaTCAACATGCGGCATGACATTTGGTTCCACATATCAATGCACATTGACCCGGAGGACGTGCAGACCTTTGCTCTCATATGTAAACAAACCGCCAGGCTGGTGGCTTCTCGGGCCTTTTGGCGCAATCTTTACCGTCGTCACTGCACCGGAGCCACCTCTGGTTGGAATATGGACCTGCCGACCGAGCTGCAGCTGGAGCCGATACGCAATTGTGATACCCGGGCGCTCAGATCCCTTGTCATAGAGGCGCTCTTCCACTGCCACCGACCGCTGAAGGTTCGCCTGGAGCTAGGTTATAACCTGGACTGGATGTTACAGCGCATCTTTGTGTCCTGTTGGCAGACGCAGTACCAGTGTCTGTGGATCATGTGCTACAAGTTTTGGAACCGACAGTCCCATGAGCAGGACGAAACGGAGGCGGACACGAGTGAAGTCGTTAATGACTGGGAATCGCTGGCGGATGATGATGCGGCCAAGCTAGCTCCAACTTTTGGTAATGCCCACGAGGGTGTGGTTCTGCTTATTGTTCTGTGCCGCCACTTCGTGCCAACTCCCAACCAGCTAGCCTATGGCCCTCAGCAGGCACGTTACCGTCTGCGGGCCACCCGGGAACTCCTCTGCACGGATATGCGGGCCAAGAACCTAGAGCTGGACTTCGCTGAGGATGGCTGCCGAAATGTGTCGGTAACCGTTAAGCACGCTCGCATCGAAAAGTACAAAGTATTGCCCTGGTGGCATCCGGACTTCCAGAGATTCGTTAAATAA
- the LOC6608969 gene encoding sulfhydryl oxidase 1, which translates to MLATHLVILAVAVLVDFASAGVPLPRYEALLKQQSAPSDPTLGLYDDGDKVIRLSVDNFNATVLDQNRGALVEFYNTYCGHCRRFAPTYKSVAEHLLPWSEVLIVAAIDCAAEENNGVCRNYEVMGYPTLRYLGPGFQPGPQHYGQSLHTQDINEIREMLAGMVAAENLTSSHNNSYWPNFYYLTENDSASSLFEGLSSVTQYVAVVHEPENTTLGVEVALFMTQWPAVSVRRVIDPAVAAKFKIDPTNLPISLVDRKGEITAYAPESTNGESYAKKLWDVLGKKNITPRPVTVHQPSATPASKIKGQNELIDEVHRNKHFVYQADLEQAIRTVLHNEVSKVGEISDEKLLALQRFLAVLQRYNPLGANGHQLVSKLKDYVVEFNDKLTGSQFEEELKRLEAHLSPVYSSTHFVGCVGSSPRLRGFSCSLWTLFHFMTVQAANNEESQDPLEVLQAMHGYIKNFFGCTECSEHFQAMASRRKIWSVPNKEEAVLWLWAAHNEVNQRLAGDATEDPEFPKKQFPAPDSCSECYRTPDSKSENLEIEWNKDAVLGFLKNIHNPQFVSRYGVQREELLHPTADKMRQKRQISSVFTDMDMRMGMLLYAFCIVMMVLAFKLFAFKGYRKKPYGHDLLGKV; encoded by the exons ATGTTGGCAACGCATCTGGTGATTCTGGCCGTCGCCGTGCTGGTGGACTTCGCATCCGCGGGCGTTCCCCTTCCGCGATACGAGGCGCTCCTCAAGCAGCAGTCAGCTCCATCGGATCCCACGCTGGGTCTCTACGACGACGGGGATAAGGTTATCCGCCTGTCGGTCGACAACTTCAATGCTACCGTGCTGGACCAGAATCGCGGAGCATTAGTCGAGTTCTACAACACTTACTGCGGCCACTGTCGCAGATTCGCACCCACGTACAAGTCGGTAGCGGAGCACCTGCTGCCCTGGTCGGAGGTGCTCATCGTGGCGGCCATCGATTGCGCCGCCGAGGAGAACAATGGCGTCTGCCGCAACTACGAGGTGATGGGCTATCCAACGCTACGTTACCTGGGCCCCGGTTTCCAGCCGGGTCCTCAGCATTACGGGCAGAGTCTGCATACGCAGGATATAAACGAAATCCGCGAGATGCTCGCGGGTATGGTGGCCGCAGAGAACCTGACCAGCAGCCACAACAATTCCTACTGGCCAAACTTTTACTACTTAACGGAGAACGATTCAGCCAGCAGTTTGTTTGAAGGTCTCAGCAGCGTCACGCAGTACGTGGCAGTGGTCCACGAACCGGAAAACACTACTCTAGGAGTCGAGGTGGCTCTGTTCATGACCCAGTGGCCAGCGGTGAGCGTCCGGCGCGTCATTGATCCAGCAGTGGCCGCCAAATTCAAGATTGACCCGACCAATCTGCCCATCAGCTTGGTGGATCGCAAAGGTGAGATTACGGCGTACGCGCCGGAATCTACTAATGGTGAATCGTATGCCAAGAAGCTGTGGGATGTGCTGGGCAAGAAGAATATCACTCCTAGGCCAGTGACGGTGCACCAACCATCGGCTACGCCGGCGTCCAAGATTAAGGGGCAGAACGAATTGATCGATGAAGTGCACCGGAACAAGCACTTCGTCTACCAGGCGGATCTCGAGCAGGCCATACGGACGGTGCTCCACAACGAGGTGTCCAAGGTAGGCGAGATCAGTGACGAGAAACTGCTCGCACTGCAGCGATTCCTAGCAGTGCTGCAGCGCTACAATCCGCTCGGCGCCAATGGACACCAGCTGGTGTCCAAGCTGAAGGACTATGTGGTAGAGTTCAACGATAAACTGACGGGCAGCCAGTTCGAGGAGGAGCTGAAGCGCCTAGAGGCTCACCTCTCGCCCGTCTACTCCTCCACCCACTTTGTGGGTTGCGTTGGATCCAGTCCTCGCCTGCGCGGCTTCAGTTGCTCCCTGTGGACACTCTTCCACTTCATGACCGTGCAGGCGGCCAACAATGAGGAGTCTCAGGATCCGTTGGAAGTCTTGCAGGCCATGCACGGTTACATCAAGAACTTCTTCGGCTGCACCGAGTGCTCCGAACACTTTCAG GCAATGGCATCGAGGCGAAAAATCTGGAGTGTGCCGAACAAAGAGGAAGCCGTTCTGTGGCTTTGGGCAGCGCACAACGAGGTGAACCAGCGCCTGGCAGGCGACGCCACCGAGGATCCAGAGTTTCCCAAAAAGCAATTCCCAGCGCCGGATAGCTGCAGCGAATGCTACCGCACGCCCGACTCCAAGTCGGAGAACTTGGAGATCGAATGGAACAAGGATGCCGTGCTGGGCTTCCTCAAGAACATACACAATCCGCAGTTCGTCAGCCGTTACGGTGTGCAGCGGGAGGAACTGCTGCATCCCACGGCGGACAAGATGCGGCAGAAGCGACAGATCTCAAGCGTCTTCACCGACATGGATATGCGGATGGGCATGCTGCTGTACGCCTTCTGCATTGTGATGATGGTGTTGGCATTTAAATTGTTCGCCTTCAAGGGATACCGCAAGAAGCCCTATGGCCACGACCTGCTGGGCAAGGTGTAG
- the LOC6608970 gene encoding probable palmitoyltransferase ZDHHC24, with the protein MILRSWDRVKPRSISDFACFLLVAVFVPVTYIFHVTVVMPELFAIGGIWYTLLWLASLFIIFNITSNMLACMLVDTSIRKELLKPPLDAAQLARWHSCQDCQTLVPPRSWHCEVCNVCVLKRDHHCRFTCCCIGHHNYRYFFYYLVYMIIGSLAAAIMESIYLWHLHLDIYWCWSTLFTMFAPVVSLMLSQSWESFYLVIYDLTLLGFAISSLLLVFHWSIFKSGSVTRERGTRKYDRGLGGNLEMVLGKRMHLTWLSPFLRSDLPHDGVNWEPIAASAPKEE; encoded by the exons ATGATTTTGCGCTCGTGGGATCGGGTTAAACCTCGTTCCATTTCGGATTTCGCGTGTTTCCTCCTGGTGGCTGTCTTTGTGCCCGTGACATACATCTTCCATGTGACTGTTGTTATGCCGGAACTGTTTGCCATCGGAGGGATTTGGTACACGTTATTATGGTTGGCCAGCCTGTTCATCATCTTCAACATCACATCGAACATGTTGGCCTGCATGCTTGTGGACACTAGTATCCGCA AGGAGCTTCTGAAGCCACCGTTGGATGCGGCGCAGCTGGCACGGTGGCACTCTTGCCAGGATTGCCAGACGCTGGTGCCACCTCGATCCTGGCACTGTGAAGTGTGCAACGTGTGCGTGCTGAAGCGGGACCACCACTGTCGCTTCACTTGCTGCTGCATCGGGCACCACAACTACAGGTACTTTTTCTACTACCTGGTGTACATGATCATCGGATCCTTGGCGGCCGCTATCATGGAGAGCATCTATCTGTGGCATCTCCATCTGGACATCTACTGGTGTTGGTCCACGCTGTTCACCATGTTTGCTCCCGTGGTTAGCCTAATGCTGTCTCAAAGCTGGGAGTCCTTCTACTTGGTCATATATGATCTCACCCTTCTGGGCTTCGCCATATCATCCCTGCTCCTTGTCTTCCACTGGTCGATATTCAAGAGCGGTTCGGTGACACGCGAGCGCGGCACAAGAAAGTACGATCGCGGCTTGGGGGGTAACCTGGAGATGGTTCTGGGCAAGAGAATGCATCTCACCTGGCTGTCGCCGTTTCTACGCAGCGATCTGCCACACGACGGGGTGAACTGGGAACCCATAGCCGCCTCTGCTCCAAAGGAGGAATAG
- the LOC6608971 gene encoding protein PTCD3 homolog, mitochondrial, with protein MYLSRQLRLLPRANIARSLSSSGAHYTTAAPAEDTPIEIPNRIERSPTDLLQALAGTVARDHTAPHYKYHDDPFLIPMSNAAKRSYAMSKESGRKAAKWIKEEHRELFMHQEAQPAIEKFAPSMVYTEDSVVDESSLAQLISQGELKDAVLVYNLLKQKGNPISPELKQSLLELVCFHNNEDPLPEEYIEERWFLQNNRRRERSGKTWKDGDLAEKLYSEIEPKTPQSYASLIRGMAKYLQCERAYALLQEAGEKQVQLDTNTFNSVIEIVSFLKDTAEQRWQLCTELLNEMSQQKLRPNLGTLNAVLQCISTFGNFKLARTAALQALPEFKQLGVNPSLGSYYYLLIIFCRERGPVSHVIVDILNDIAGKEFQIQHPKDTYFFATAMDVCRNHLHDKSLAKKVDELLHTGKNYDLVGDSFKESVYYRNYLALLCQTESFDDFMLSYDLLVPNIYIPEPGIMEEILRAIEINGGVEYVPRIWSDMVVFDHTHRESLLLYVLRILVDNKPNPDSPAQAQLPEQAAKVALDMFERVEEAIRRLRKVSFTGQMLGDILTLLVRGGSYDKANEVFAHIDKNQHRIPGTPSLNALLEFVDACVQEKSPSQALFALQYAVENNFDSRTLAKRIHEGFTLNETHLSKLKSLVGESFLDK; from the exons ATGTACCTCTCGCGCCAATTGAGACTGCTGCCCAGGGCGAACATCGCGCGCAGCTTGAGTTCCAGCGGAGCACATTACACAACAGCGGCGCCGGCGGAAGATACCCCCATTGAGATTCCCAATCGGATCGAGCGTTCGCCCACCGATCTGCTCCAGGCTCTGGCAGGCACGGTGGCCAGGGATCACACCGCACCCCACTACAAGTACCACGATGACCCGTTCCTGATACCCATGTCCAATGCGGCGAAGCGTTCTTATGCCATGTCAAAGGAATCGGGACGCAAGGCTGCCAAGTGGATCAAGGAGGAGCACCGCGAGCTGTTTATG CACCAAGAGGCACAGCCGGCCATCGAGAAATTCGCACCCAGCATGGTCTATACCGAGGATTCAGTGGTGGACGAGAGCTCTCTTGCCCAACTGATTTCCCAGGGTGAACTCAAAGACGCTGTTCTAGTCTACAACCTTCTGAAACAAAAGGGAAATCCAATCAGTCCCGAACTTAAGCAGAGTCTGCTGGAACTGGTGTGCTTCCACAACAACGAGGATCCACTGCCGGAGGAATACATTGAGGAGCGCTGGTTCCTGCAGAACAATCGACGACGCGAGCGTAGTGGCAAGACCTGGAAGGATGGCGATCTGGCAGAGAAACTGTACTCCGAAATAGAACCAAAGACGCCGCAATCATATGCCTCGCTTATCCGCGGAATGGCCAAGTACTTGCAGTGCGAGCGGGCATACGCATTGCTACAGGAGGCTGGCGAGAAGCAGGTGCAACTGGACACCAACACCTTTAATTCCGTTATCGAAATAGTGAGCTTCCTGAAGGACACAGCCGAGCAGCGTTGGCAGCTCTGCACGGAGCTTCTAAATGAAATGTCGCAGCAGAAGCTAAGACCCAACTTGGGAACTCTGAACGCAGTGCTTCAGTGCATTAGCACATTTGGCAATTTTAAGCTGGCACGCACTGCTGCCCTCCAAGCTCTGCCGGAATTCAAACAATTGGGTGTGAATCCCAGCCTGGGTTCCTACTACTACCTACTGATCATCTTCTGCCGAGAGAGAGGACCAGTGTCCCATGTTATTGTGGATATCCTCAACGATATTGCTGGCAAGGAGTTCCAGATTCAGCATCCCAAAGACACATACTTCTTTGCCACCGCCATGGATGTGTGTCGCAATCACTTACACGACAAATCGCTGGCGAAGAAGGTAGACGAACTGCTGCACACGGGCAAGAACTACGATTTGGTTGGCGACTCATTTAAGGAATCAGTATACTACCGCAATTACCTGGCACTGCTTTGTCAAACCGAGTCATTTGATGACTTCATGCTGAGCTACGACCTGCTGGTGCCCAACATCTACATACCGGAGCCCGGTATTATGGAGGAGATCCTCAGAGCAATTGAGATCAACGGAGGCGTTGAGTATGTGCCGCGCATTTGGTCTGACATGGTCGTGTTCGATCACACGCACCGAGAGAGCCTTCTACTCTACGTTCTTCGCATTTTGGTAGATAATAAGCCGAATCCAGATTCGCCAGCCCAAGCACAGTTGCCGGAACAGGCCGCCAAGGTGGCGCTGGATATGTTCGAAAGGGTGGAGGAGGCTATCAGGCGACTCCGAAAGGTGTCCTTCACCGGCCAAATGCTGGGAGATATACTTACGCTTCTCGTTCGCGGTGGTAGCTACGATAAGGCGAACGAGGTCTTCGCCCACATTGATAAGAACCAGCACAGGATTCCCGGAACACCAAGCTTAAATGCCCTGCTAGAATTTGTGGACGCCTGTGTGCAGGAGAAGTCACCCAGCCAGGCGCTGTTTGCCCTGCAATATGCCGTTGAGAACAACTTCGATTCCAGGACGTTAGCCAAACGTATTCATGAAGGATTTACCCTAAATGAAACACACCTGTCCAAACTGAAATCGCTAGTAGGCGAAAGTTTCCTCGATAAGTAG
- the LOC6608972 gene encoding glutathione S-transferase E14 isoform X1, translating into MSQPKPILYYDERSPPVRSCLMLIKLLDIDVELRFVNLFKGEQFQKDFLALNPQHSVPTLVHGDLVLTDSHAILIHLAEKFDEGGSLWPQEHAERMKVLNLLLFECSFLFRRDSDFMVSVSQLKLGVYIFCFYFSQSAIVRQGFAHVDVAHHERKLTEAYIIMERYLENSDFMAGAQLTLADLSIVTTLSTVNLMFPLSQFPRLRRWFTAMQQLDAYEANCSGLEKLRQTMESVGSFQFPSSTAIVAEKVE; encoded by the exons ATGTCTCAGCCCAAGCCGATATTGTATTACGACGAGCGCAGTCCGCCCGTCCGCAGCTGTCTTATGCTAATCAAATTGCTCGATATAGATGTCGAGCTCAGGTTTGTGAATCTCTTCAAGGGCGAGCAATTCCAGAAAGATTTCTTAGCG TTAAATCCCCAGCACAGTGTTCCCACTCTAGTCCACGGTGATCTGGTGCTGACGGACAGTCATGCTATACTCATTCACCTGGCGGAGAAGTTCGACGAGGGCGGTAGTTTGTGGCCCCAGGAGCACGCAGAACGGATGAAGGTTCTGAACCTCCTGCTTTTCGAGTGCTCCTTTTTGTTCCGACGTGACAGTGATTTTATGGTGAGTGTTTCGCAACTAAAACTAGGTGTTtacatattttgtttttatttttcccagtCGGCGATTGTCCGCCAGGGATTCGCCCATGTCGATGTGGCACATCATGAACGCAAGCTGACCGAGGCGTATATTATCATGGAGCGCTACCTGGAAAATAGCGATTTTATGGCCGGGGCACAG CTGACGCTCGCCGACTTATCCATCGTGACCACATTGAGTACCGTCAATCTCATGTTTCCCCTGTCCCAGTTCCCACGTCTGCGGCGCTGGTTCACCGCGATGCAGCAGCTGGATGCCTACGAGGCCAACTGCAGTGGCTTGGAGAAGCTCCGCCAAACGATGGAGAGCGTCGGTAGCTTTCAGTTCCCATCTTCAACCGCGATAGTCGCCGAGAAGGTGGAGTAG
- the LOC6608972 gene encoding glutathione S-transferase E14 isoform X2: MSQPKPILYYDERSPPVRSCLMLIKLLDIDVELRFVNLFKGEQFQKDFLALNPQHSVPTLVHGDLVLTDSHAILIHLAEKFDEGGSLWPQEHAERMKVLNLLLFECSFLFRRDSDFMSAIVRQGFAHVDVAHHERKLTEAYIIMERYLENSDFMAGAQLTLADLSIVTTLSTVNLMFPLSQFPRLRRWFTAMQQLDAYEANCSGLEKLRQTMESVGSFQFPSSTAIVAEKVE, encoded by the exons ATGTCTCAGCCCAAGCCGATATTGTATTACGACGAGCGCAGTCCGCCCGTCCGCAGCTGTCTTATGCTAATCAAATTGCTCGATATAGATGTCGAGCTCAGGTTTGTGAATCTCTTCAAGGGCGAGCAATTCCAGAAAGATTTCTTAGCG TTAAATCCCCAGCACAGTGTTCCCACTCTAGTCCACGGTGATCTGGTGCTGACGGACAGTCATGCTATACTCATTCACCTGGCGGAGAAGTTCGACGAGGGCGGTAGTTTGTGGCCCCAGGAGCACGCAGAACGGATGAAGGTTCTGAACCTCCTGCTTTTCGAGTGCTCCTTTTTGTTCCGACGTGACAGTGATTTTATG tCGGCGATTGTCCGCCAGGGATTCGCCCATGTCGATGTGGCACATCATGAACGCAAGCTGACCGAGGCGTATATTATCATGGAGCGCTACCTGGAAAATAGCGATTTTATGGCCGGGGCACAG CTGACGCTCGCCGACTTATCCATCGTGACCACATTGAGTACCGTCAATCTCATGTTTCCCCTGTCCCAGTTCCCACGTCTGCGGCGCTGGTTCACCGCGATGCAGCAGCTGGATGCCTACGAGGCCAACTGCAGTGGCTTGGAGAAGCTCCGCCAAACGATGGAGAGCGTCGGTAGCTTTCAGTTCCCATCTTCAACCGCGATAGTCGCCGAGAAGGTGGAGTAG
- the LOC6608973 gene encoding muscle-specific protein 20 encodes MSLERAVRAKIAGKRNPEMDKEAQEWIEAIIAEKFPAGQSYEDVLKDGQVLCKLINVLSPNAVPKVNSSGGQFKFMENINNFQKALKEYGVPDIDVFQTVDLYEKKDIANVTNTIFALGRATYRHADFKGPFLGPKPADECKRDFTDEQLKAGQTIVGLQAGSNKGATQAGQNLGAGRKILLGK; translated from the exons ATGTCTCTTGAGCGTGCCGTTCGTGCCAAG ATTGCCGGCAAGCGCAATCCCGAGATGGACAAGGAGGCCCAGGAGTGGATCGAGGCCATCATTGCCGAGAAGTTCCCCGCCGGCCAGTCCTACGAGGATGTGCTCAAGGACGGTCAGGTGCTGTGCAAACTGATCAACGTGCTGTCGCCCAATGCCGTGCCCAAGGTCAACTCCTCGGGCGGCCAGTTCAAGTTCATGGAGAACATCAACAACTTCCAGAAGGCCCTGAAGGAGTACGGTGTGCCCGACATCGATGTCTTCCAGACCGTCGATCTGTACGAGAAGAAGGATATTGCCAACGTGACCAACACCATCTTCGCTTTGGGCCGTGCT ACCTACAGGCACGCCGACTTCAAGGGTCCCTTCCTGGGCCCCAAGCCCGCCGATGAGTGCAAGCGCGACTTCACCGATGAGCAGCTGAAGGCTGGCCAGACCATCGTGGGTCTGCAGGCCGGTTCCAACAAGGGAGCCACACAGGCTGGCCAGAACCTCGGCGCTGGCCGCAAGATCCTGCTCGGCAAGTAA